GCGTTTACATCAACGACGACGAGCCGGGCCTGATCCAGGACTTCGACGAATTTCTCGAAAAGACCGCGCCCTACGACGTCCAGAAATACCGCCACCACCGCACGGGCGAAGACAACGGCGACGCGCACCTGAAGCGCCAGCTCTTCGGCCGCGAGGTCGTGGTGGCCGTCACGCGCGGCAAGCTTGATTTCGGGCCGTGGGAACAGATTTTTTACGCCGAGTTCGACGGCAAAAGGAAAAAGCGCGTTCTCGTCAAAATCATCGGGGAATAAGACCGCTTCCCGGTCCGCCGCCGTCCCGACCTCGATTTTTTAAGCCGCTTTTCTTCGTTTCAAGATAAGATACTTGCATGGAAGTTTTACACGCTTTGTGGGCCTCCGGCCGCCTTCATCTTTGGATCGAGACTTCGACTTTTTCCGCGGCGCGGACGCGCAGGCCGGAA
This Verrucomicrobiia bacterium DNA region includes the following protein-coding sequences:
- a CDS encoding secondary thiamine-phosphate synthase enzyme YjbQ; the encoded protein is MKSLTEYLTFQTKNRREYLNITPQVEELVRKSAIQEGLCLVNAMHITASVYINDDEPGLIQDFDEFLEKTAPYDVQKYRHHRTGEDNGDAHLKRQLFGREVVVAVTRGKLDFGPWEQIFYAEFDGKRKKRVLVKIIGE